The Humulus lupulus chromosome 3, drHumLupu1.1, whole genome shotgun sequence genome window below encodes:
- the LOC133825634 gene encoding uncharacterized protein LOC133825634, whose translation MLHVVQVDNLNVRSFPRRQESQGRRTAGSESSCPTTQDDGNRWSSLAYTAEDIPCLSYVIPTLSGVICGVIEVGKVFDNKLELKMKAHLYAMKQNFEFVVKKLGTEVWYITCKDLDCGWRLRGKRIPKSNIFEITRFTNKHTYSLDLRHKGHRQAAPWVIAWRCREKALSYVRGTPEASYQKLPSYLFMLQQKNPGTLTDFVTEEDRFKYCFFSLRVSRRGFRTCRPVLCVDDTFLKTKYGGQMLCAVAMDANNHLYPVAFGIVDSENHDSWKYFMSKLKEVIGEVEDLAFVSDKHASITHALETIFPDAYHGACYHHIIMNVVAKFKTDHCHVLMRETSEKTTTTLAPTYEKNLVDMAEKARFLIPYAIGRHEFHVLDGELNGEVDLLDKTCTCGLFQIIGIPCAHALSGSLKRGVNFYSLCSDYYKIETWRSSYTESIYPTGNEEE comes from the exons ATGCTACATGTGGTTCAAGTAGATAATTTAAATGTACGATCATTTCCAAGACGTCAAGAAAGCCAAGGACGGAGGACTGCTGGCTCAGAGAGCAGTTGTCCAACTACACAAGATGATGGAAATAGATGGAGTTCTCTAGCGTATACTGCTGAAGATATCCCATGCCTCTCTTATGTTATCCCCACGTTATCTGGGGTGATTTGTGGGGTAATAGAAGTTGGGAAAGTTTTTGATAACAAGTTAGAGTTGAAGATGAAGGCACACTTGTATGCAATGAAGCAGAACttcgagtttgtggtgaagaagttAGGTACTGAAGTTTGGTATATCACTTGCAAGGATCTTGATTGTGGGTGGAGATTGAGGGGGAAGAGAATTCCTAAATCTAATATATTCGAGATAACTCGTTTCACCAACAAACACACCTACTCACTTGACCTCCGACATAAAGGCCATCGCCAAGCTGCACCTTGGGTTATTG cttggagatgCCGAGAGAAGGCTCTTTCTTATGTCAGGGGGACACCGGAAGCATCCTACCAGAAGTTACCATCGTACCTGTTCATGCTTCAACAGAAAAATCCCGGGACGTTGACAGATTTTGTCACTGAGGAAGATCGATTCAAATATTGCTTTTTCTCACTCAGAGTTAGTAGAAGAGGGTTTCGTACATGTCGTCCTGTGTTATGTGTGGACGACACTTTTTTAAAGACAAAATACGGTGGGCAGATGTTATGTGCAGTCGCGATGGATGCAAATAACCATCTATATCCAGTTGCATTTGGTATTGTGGATAGTGAGAATCatgattcttggaagtatttcatgtcaaAGCTAAAGGAAGTGATTGGGGAAGTCGAGGACCTGGCGTTTGTATCTGACAAGCATGCAAGTATTACACATGCCTTGGAAACTATTTTCCCCGATGCCTATCACGGTgcttgctaccaccacattattatgaatgtggttgctaaattcaagactgaTCATTGTCATGTGTTGAT GAGAGAAACTAGCGAGAAGACAACTACAACTCTTGCACCGACCTATGAGAAAAATTTGGTGGATATGGCTGAGAAAGCTCGATTCTTGATTCCTTATGCAATAGGGAGGCATGAGTTCCATGTGTTAGATGGTGAGCTGAATGGTGAAGTCGACCTCTTGGATAAGACATGCACATGTGGCCTGTTTCAGATTATTGGTATCCCATGTGCTCATGCACTATCTGGATCCCTTAAGCGAGGGGTGAACTTTTATTCGTTGTGTTCAGATTACTATAAAATTGAGACATGGAGGTCCTCTTACACAGAATCTATATATCCTACTGGTAACGAGGAAGAGTAG